In Triticum aestivum cultivar Chinese Spring chromosome 5B, IWGSC CS RefSeq v2.1, whole genome shotgun sequence, the following proteins share a genomic window:
- the LOC123114136 gene encoding tRNA:m(4)X modification enzyme TRM13 isoform X1 gives MARPPANGVPAPQPPPPPPGRCHFWLPNKRRHCANSPIPSSQYCGNHSPESSSDSRRRVPCPVDPSHTVFEENLEAHVGKCPFRKQADALAGQPYYSKGINSGGGDAGGAAVTSASKRASVHKLSEEEFWALVGKIRSAHAAAAVQMRESYIAPDACDKWMKGQVDRKVPYQEKHVVQQVSIVGNMETFGLLPRGGAEDATKEIALKNAPAVVEFGAGRGYLTQMLADCYGIKNIFLVERRAYKLKADRSLRQNEGVKLERLRIDIEDLNLHGVKALSGSQYLAIGKHLCGPATDMTIMCCLHELHNHTEEKGHDKHHLRGLALATCCHHLCQWKHYANKAFLSGLGIAEEEFHAMTWFSSWAVDGDHSSQDSLGSEDSSSEVIRNRGTEKPDPEIVGVDRIIRGIPGVERSALGFMCKDIIDTGRMLWLRSKGLDADLVSYVQSDISPENHLLMAKCKS, from the exons aTGGCCCGCCCTCCGGCGAACGGCGTACCggcgccgcagcctccgccacctccCCCAGGCCGCTGCCACTTCTGGCTCCCCAACAAGCGCCGCCACTGCGCCAACTCCCCTATCCCATCCTCCCA GTACTGCGGGAACCACTCGCCGGAGTCCTCCTCCGACTCGCGCCGCCGAGTCCCCTGCCCCGTCGACCCCTCCCA CACGGTGTTCGAGGAGAACCTGGAGGCTCACGTCGGCAAGTGCCCCTTCAGGAAGCAGGCCGACGCCCTTGCCGGGCAGCCGTACTACTCCAAGGGCATCAACTCCGGAGGGGGAGATGCCGGtggcgccgccgtcacctccgccTCCAAGCGCGCTTCCGTGCACAAGCTCTCAGAGGAGGAGTTCTGGGCCTTGGTTGGGAAGATCCGGTCGGCGCACGCTGCGGCGGCCGTCCAAATGCGCGAGTCCTACATCGCCCCAGACGCCTGTGATAAGTGGATGAAGGGGCAGGTTGATAG GAAGGTGCCGTATCAGGAGAAGCACGTTGTGCAGCAGGTGTCGATCGTGGGGAACATGGAAACATTTGGTCTGCTGCCGAGGGGTGGCGCTGAGGATGCAACGAAGGAGATCGCGTTGAAGAATGCTCCGGCAGTTGTTGAATTTGGTGCTGGGAGGGGTTACTTGACTCAGATGTTGGCAGACTGTTATGGGATCAAGAATATCTTCTTGGTCGAGAGACGAGCGTACAAGCTCAAG GCTGATCGAAGTTTAAGGCAAAATGAGGGTGTTAAATTGGAGCGTTTGAGGATAGATA TTGAGGATTTGAACCTGCATGGAGTAAAAGCGTTGAGTGGAAGTCAGTATCTAGCAATCGGAAAACATCTATGTGGGCCTGCAACAG ATATGACCATAATGTGCTGTCTTCATGAACTACACAATCatacagaagagaaaggccatgACAAGCATCATCTCCGGGGCCTTGCTTTAGCCACCTGCTGCCACCATCTTTGCCAATGGAAGCATTATGCAA ATAAAGCTTTCCTCTCTGGACTAGGGATTGCGGAGGAAGAGTTCCATGCCATGACATGGTTTAGCAGTTGGGCTGTGGATGGAGACCACAGCTCCCAGGACTCTTTGGGGTCTGAAGACTCGTCTTCTGAAGTAATCAG gaacagaGGAACCGAGAAGCCTGATCCGGAGATTGTCGGAGTCGACAGGATCATCCGCGGTATACCGGGTGTGGAGAGGAGCGCACTGGGATTCATGTGCAAAGATATCATTGACACCGGGAGGATGCTATGGCTTAGATCTAAGGGTCTAGATGCAGACCTCGTAAGCTATGTTCAGTCAGATATTTCGCCGGAGAACCATTTGCTCATGGCCAAGTGTAAGTCTTGA
- the LOC123114136 gene encoding tRNA:m(4)X modification enzyme TRM13 isoform X2 — protein MARPPANGVPAPQPPPPPPGRCHFWLPNKRRHCANSPIPSSQYCGNHSPESSSDSRRRVPCPVDPSHTVFEENLEAHVGKCPFRKQADALAGQPYYSKGINSGGGDAGGAAVTSASKRASVHKLSEEEFWALVGKIRSAHAAAAVQMRESYIAPDACDKWMKGQVDRKVPYQEKHVVQQVSIVGNMETFGLLPRGGAEDATKEIALKNAPAVVEFGAGRGYLTQMLADCYGIKNIFLVERRAYKLKADRSLRQNEGVKLERLRIDIEDLNLHGVKALSGSQYLAIGKHLCGPATDMTIMCCLHELHNHTEEKGHDKHHLRGLALATCCHHLCQWKHYANKAFLSGLGIAEEEFHAMTWFSSWAVDGDHSSQDSLGSEDSSSEVIRGTEKPDPEIVGVDRIIRGIPGVERSALGFMCKDIIDTGRMLWLRSKGLDADLVSYVQSDISPENHLLMAKCKS, from the exons aTGGCCCGCCCTCCGGCGAACGGCGTACCggcgccgcagcctccgccacctccCCCAGGCCGCTGCCACTTCTGGCTCCCCAACAAGCGCCGCCACTGCGCCAACTCCCCTATCCCATCCTCCCA GTACTGCGGGAACCACTCGCCGGAGTCCTCCTCCGACTCGCGCCGCCGAGTCCCCTGCCCCGTCGACCCCTCCCA CACGGTGTTCGAGGAGAACCTGGAGGCTCACGTCGGCAAGTGCCCCTTCAGGAAGCAGGCCGACGCCCTTGCCGGGCAGCCGTACTACTCCAAGGGCATCAACTCCGGAGGGGGAGATGCCGGtggcgccgccgtcacctccgccTCCAAGCGCGCTTCCGTGCACAAGCTCTCAGAGGAGGAGTTCTGGGCCTTGGTTGGGAAGATCCGGTCGGCGCACGCTGCGGCGGCCGTCCAAATGCGCGAGTCCTACATCGCCCCAGACGCCTGTGATAAGTGGATGAAGGGGCAGGTTGATAG GAAGGTGCCGTATCAGGAGAAGCACGTTGTGCAGCAGGTGTCGATCGTGGGGAACATGGAAACATTTGGTCTGCTGCCGAGGGGTGGCGCTGAGGATGCAACGAAGGAGATCGCGTTGAAGAATGCTCCGGCAGTTGTTGAATTTGGTGCTGGGAGGGGTTACTTGACTCAGATGTTGGCAGACTGTTATGGGATCAAGAATATCTTCTTGGTCGAGAGACGAGCGTACAAGCTCAAG GCTGATCGAAGTTTAAGGCAAAATGAGGGTGTTAAATTGGAGCGTTTGAGGATAGATA TTGAGGATTTGAACCTGCATGGAGTAAAAGCGTTGAGTGGAAGTCAGTATCTAGCAATCGGAAAACATCTATGTGGGCCTGCAACAG ATATGACCATAATGTGCTGTCTTCATGAACTACACAATCatacagaagagaaaggccatgACAAGCATCATCTCCGGGGCCTTGCTTTAGCCACCTGCTGCCACCATCTTTGCCAATGGAAGCATTATGCAA ATAAAGCTTTCCTCTCTGGACTAGGGATTGCGGAGGAAGAGTTCCATGCCATGACATGGTTTAGCAGTTGGGCTGTGGATGGAGACCACAGCTCCCAGGACTCTTTGGGGTCTGAAGACTCGTCTTCTGAAGTAATCAG aGGAACCGAGAAGCCTGATCCGGAGATTGTCGGAGTCGACAGGATCATCCGCGGTATACCGGGTGTGGAGAGGAGCGCACTGGGATTCATGTGCAAAGATATCATTGACACCGGGAGGATGCTATGGCTTAGATCTAAGGGTCTAGATGCAGACCTCGTAAGCTATGTTCAGTCAGATATTTCGCCGGAGAACCATTTGCTCATGGCCAAGTGTAAGTCTTGA